From a region of the Halomonas sp. HL-93 genome:
- a CDS encoding phosphoglycolate phosphatase translates to MHPLLRGKRLIAFDLDGTLIDSVPDLAAAVAHALADQQLAEPTADKVRDWVGNGAAVLVERALTWAQGEPAEAALFERSYEAFLRHYAAASNELTTLYPGAHEALADLCEAGFTLVLITNKPQRFIAPILDHFGLGACFTLCLGGDSLAEKKPSPVPLLHAANACGVQPAECVMVGDSRHDIAAGKAAGFATLALPYGYNHGEPIIHSAPDAILGSLTELLA, encoded by the coding sequence GTGCACCCACTACTTCGCGGTAAGCGTTTAATTGCCTTTGATCTCGATGGCACGTTGATTGATTCTGTGCCCGACTTAGCAGCTGCAGTGGCGCATGCGTTGGCGGACCAGCAATTGGCAGAGCCAACGGCGGATAAGGTACGCGATTGGGTGGGTAACGGCGCAGCGGTGCTGGTTGAACGCGCCTTAACGTGGGCTCAAGGTGAGCCCGCTGAGGCAGCGCTTTTTGAGCGCAGCTACGAGGCTTTTTTGCGCCATTACGCGGCCGCGTCCAACGAGTTGACGACGCTCTATCCTGGCGCGCACGAGGCGCTAGCCGACCTGTGCGAAGCAGGCTTTACGCTGGTGTTAATCACTAACAAACCACAGCGCTTTATTGCGCCAATTTTAGATCACTTCGGCTTAGGAGCGTGTTTTACGCTGTGCCTTGGGGGAGACTCGCTGGCTGAGAAGAAGCCTTCTCCGGTGCCGTTACTGCATGCGGCCAACGCCTGCGGCGTGCAACCTGCCGAGTGTGTGATGGTAGGTGATTCGCGCCATGATATTGCGGCGGGCAAAGCTGCGGGCTTTGCGACCCTGGCACTGCCGTATGGCTACAATCACGGTGAGCCGATTATCCACAGCGCACCCGATGCCATCTTGGGTTCATTAACCGAGTTGCTCGCGTGA
- a CDS encoding metal ABC transporter solute-binding protein, Zn/Mn family: MRKNVIKGSTLLLALLIASAPATAQTPLRVVASFSVIADLVKRVAGDDVEVNVIVPADEDVHRWDLTPPNVLALEETDLVFYNGFELEPWLRDVQAIVEDDLPMVALAEQADYPTLPLNTGRYQGDTDPHMWMAPKGAAAYVDVIAETLAEHAPDHAEGFEQRADDLKQTLEQLDADIEERLGGIPQTNRALVTSEAGLAYFADAYDFDYTALWGVNHETFGTADAMARLQAQLADKRPPALFYESTTPKIHMDAQARYADLPLAGPLYTDALSGSDGPASHYVDMLRHNAEQLHATLGGAREEDE, translated from the coding sequence ATGCGCAAGAATGTCATCAAAGGGAGCACGCTCTTACTGGCGCTGTTAATCGCCAGCGCTCCCGCAACCGCGCAAACCCCGCTTCGGGTAGTGGCTTCGTTCTCGGTAATCGCCGATTTAGTCAAGCGTGTGGCGGGCGACGATGTGGAGGTTAATGTCATCGTCCCGGCCGACGAAGATGTCCACCGGTGGGATCTTACCCCACCCAATGTCCTGGCATTAGAAGAAACCGACCTGGTGTTTTACAACGGCTTTGAATTAGAACCGTGGCTGCGTGATGTACAGGCTATCGTTGAAGATGACTTACCCATGGTGGCACTGGCCGAGCAGGCAGATTATCCCACCCTTCCGCTTAATACTGGCCGTTATCAAGGCGATACTGACCCCCATATGTGGATGGCTCCCAAAGGGGCTGCGGCCTACGTGGACGTGATCGCTGAGACCCTGGCAGAGCATGCGCCAGATCACGCCGAGGGATTTGAACAACGCGCCGACGATCTCAAGCAAACCCTTGAGCAGCTAGACGCCGACATTGAAGAGCGCTTGGGCGGTATCCCCCAGACCAACCGGGCGTTGGTGACCAGCGAAGCTGGGTTGGCCTACTTTGCCGACGCCTATGACTTCGACTACACCGCTTTATGGGGCGTTAACCACGAAACGTTCGGCACGGCCGACGCCATGGCCCGCCTGCAGGCGCAACTCGCCGATAAGCGGCCACCCGCGCTGTTTTATGAGAGTACGACACCGAAAATCCACATGGACGCCCAGGCACGCTATGCTGACCTCCCCCTAGCGGGACCGCTCTACACCGATGCACTCAGCGGCAGCGACGGGCCGGCCTCGCACTATGTCGATATGCTGCGCCACAATGCCGAACAGCTGCATGCCACCTTAGGCGGTGCGCGCGAGGAAGACGAGTAG
- a CDS encoding anthranilate synthase component II, whose translation MAQKVLMLDNYDSFTFNIVQYLVELGADVVTYRNDEITIGQIEALGLTHLVISPGPCTPNEAGISLAAIEHFAGQLPILGVCLGHQAIGQVYGGQVVRAPQVMHGKTSAVQHDNHGVFTGLDNPLEVTRYHSLVVDTQCLPDCLEITAWTDDDDVTPGVIMGLRHRELDIEGVQFHPESILTRQGHALLANFLQRG comes from the coding sequence ATGGCTCAAAAAGTATTGATGCTCGACAACTATGATAGCTTCACGTTTAACATCGTCCAATACTTGGTGGAATTGGGTGCTGACGTCGTGACCTACCGTAATGACGAGATCACCATTGGGCAGATCGAAGCGCTTGGGCTGACACATTTGGTGATCTCGCCTGGCCCCTGTACGCCCAACGAGGCGGGCATTTCCCTGGCGGCCATTGAGCATTTTGCAGGCCAGTTGCCGATATTGGGGGTCTGCCTGGGGCATCAGGCGATTGGCCAGGTCTACGGCGGCCAGGTGGTGCGCGCACCGCAGGTAATGCACGGTAAAACGTCGGCGGTCCAGCATGATAACCACGGGGTATTTACAGGATTGGATAACCCGCTGGAAGTTACCCGTTACCACTCGCTGGTGGTGGATACACAGTGCTTGCCCGACTGCCTGGAAATCACCGCCTGGACCGATGATGATGACGTCACACCAGGGGTTATCATGGGCTTGCGCCACCGGGAATTGGATATTGAAGGCGTTCAGTTCCACCCTGAATCGATCCTTACCCGTCAAGGCCATGCGCTACTGGCCAACTTTTTACAACGCGGCTGA
- the trpD gene encoding anthranilate phosphoribosyltransferase, with product MQMRDAINAVMRREDLSFDAMHALMRQIMTGEASDAQIGGLLVGLAMKGESAVEISAAAQVMRELMKRVELNTDNVVDIVGTGGDGANLFNVSTAASFVASAAGAHVAKHGNRSVSSSSGSADLFDVADIYLDLKPEQVARCIEQVGVGFMFAPNHHPAMRYAIGPRREMGVRTLFNILGPLTNPASAPNQVLGVYAPSLVPLMAEVLNKLGSRHVLVVHSEDGLDEISLAAPTQVAELKDGEITQYTITPEDLGIERQSLAALKATSAEDSLRLVKAALCGEGAAADIVALNAGAALYCAGVADNLKEGVMLAQDAQASKLPLEKLKELSHFTSVFKQ from the coding sequence ATGCAAATGCGAGACGCAATTAACGCGGTGATGCGCCGCGAAGACCTCTCTTTCGATGCCATGCACGCACTGATGCGCCAAATCATGACCGGTGAAGCGTCTGATGCCCAAATTGGTGGTTTGCTGGTGGGACTTGCCATGAAAGGCGAAAGCGCCGTTGAGATTAGCGCTGCCGCCCAGGTGATGCGCGAGCTGATGAAGCGCGTTGAGCTTAATACCGACAACGTAGTGGACATCGTCGGCACCGGTGGCGATGGGGCTAACCTGTTCAACGTGTCGACGGCGGCCAGTTTTGTGGCGTCCGCCGCGGGTGCTCACGTGGCCAAGCATGGCAACCGCAGTGTTTCATCGTCCTCCGGCAGTGCCGATCTTTTTGATGTGGCGGATATCTACCTGGATCTTAAACCTGAGCAGGTAGCCCGCTGTATCGAACAGGTGGGCGTCGGCTTTATGTTTGCTCCCAACCATCACCCGGCAATGCGTTACGCCATCGGCCCGCGCCGTGAAATGGGCGTGCGCACGTTGTTTAACATCCTGGGCCCACTGACCAACCCGGCCAGCGCGCCGAATCAGGTGCTTGGTGTGTATGCACCGTCGCTGGTGCCGCTAATGGCCGAGGTGCTAAATAAGCTCGGCAGCCGCCATGTGCTGGTAGTGCATTCCGAGGATGGCCTGGACGAAATCTCCCTGGCGGCTCCGACCCAGGTGGCGGAACTCAAGGACGGTGAGATTACCCAGTACACCATTACTCCGGAAGACTTGGGTATTGAGCGCCAAAGCTTGGCCGCTCTTAAAGCAACCAGCGCCGAAGACAGCTTGCGGTTGGTGAAAGCCGCATTATGTGGCGAAGGTGCAGCGGCGGATATCGTCGCGCTGAATGCCGGTGCCGCGCTTTACTGCGCGGGCGTGGCCGATAACCTGAAAGAGGGCGTGATGCTGGCACAGGATGCCCAAGCCTCCAAATTACCGCTTGAAAAACTTAAAGAGCTGTCTCACTTCACCAGCGTTTTTAAGCAGTAG
- the trpC gene encoding indole-3-glycerol phosphate synthase TrpC, giving the protein MTQQATPTILTRILDRKAQEVAERRQAVSEADLLSLGEKQSAPRGFIEALNTRIAAGDPAVIAEVKKASPSKGVIREEFHPADIAKSYTQGGAACLSVLTDADFFQGHEDYLIAARDACPLPVIRKDFITHGYQVAEARAIGADCILLIVAALDDAQLHDLNQQAIALGMDVLVEVHNTDEMARALALDLKLVGINNRNLHTFETSLNTTLELLPRIPDGVTVITESGIHTRDDVELMRDHEVNGFLVGEVFMRESDPGEALKRLFF; this is encoded by the coding sequence ATGACTCAACAGGCAACGCCCACGATTTTAACGCGCATCCTGGACCGCAAGGCCCAGGAAGTGGCCGAGCGCCGCCAAGCTGTTTCTGAAGCGGATTTACTGTCATTGGGTGAAAAACAGAGCGCCCCCCGGGGATTTATCGAGGCGCTGAACACGCGTATTGCGGCTGGTGACCCGGCGGTCATCGCCGAGGTCAAAAAAGCCTCACCCTCCAAGGGCGTAATTCGCGAGGAGTTTCACCCGGCGGATATCGCCAAAAGCTATACCCAGGGCGGGGCGGCGTGCCTATCGGTACTTACCGATGCGGATTTTTTCCAAGGTCATGAAGATTACTTGATCGCCGCGCGTGATGCCTGTCCGCTACCGGTGATTCGCAAAGATTTCATTACCCACGGCTACCAAGTGGCCGAGGCTCGGGCGATTGGGGCCGATTGCATCCTGTTGATTGTGGCTGCCCTGGATGACGCCCAACTCCACGACCTGAACCAACAAGCCATTGCCCTTGGCATGGACGTGCTGGTGGAAGTCCACAATACCGACGAAATGGCGCGTGCCCTGGCGCTGGATCTGAAGTTGGTGGGCATCAACAATCGCAATCTGCATACCTTTGAGACCAGCTTGAACACCACGCTTGAATTGCTGCCGCGTATTCCTGACGGCGTGACAGTAATAACCGAATCGGGTATCCACACCCGCGACGATGTGGAGTTGATGCGTGACCACGAGGTTAACGGCTTCCTGGTGGGCGAAGTCTTTATGCGCGAAAGCGACCCCGGAGAGGCGCTTAAGCGGCTTTTCTTTTAA